One stretch of Nocardia mangyaensis DNA includes these proteins:
- the dnaN gene encoding DNA polymerase III subunit beta, with protein sequence MELASMKFRVAREDFAESVAWVARSLPSRPPVPVLGGVLLVADENGLTVSGFDYEVSAQMRVAAEVAGPGQVLVSGRLLADITKALSNKPVDVSVDGTRVLIACGSAKFSLPTMPVEDYPQLPEVPQQTGELSVDVFAEAVGQVAVAAGRDDTLPMLTGIRVEIEGNDVVLAATDRFRLAVRHLQWSPNRPDLETAVLIPARTLSEAAKTLGSAEAPVQLSLGSGGGADGLLGIVNAGRRTTTRLLDAEFPKFRQLLPKEHTSIATLPVAALSEAIKRVALVAERGAQVRLEFSTDGVLLSAGGDDAGRAEEWLEADFRGEPLTIAFNPGYLTEGLSALHTDRVTFGFTTPSRPAVLLPASDEEPKVLESGAFAALESQYIYLLMPVRLPG encoded by the coding sequence ATGGAGCTTGCGAGCATGAAGTTTCGGGTCGCCCGAGAGGATTTCGCCGAGTCGGTGGCCTGGGTGGCGCGCAGCCTCCCGTCCCGCCCGCCCGTGCCGGTTCTCGGTGGTGTCCTGCTGGTCGCCGACGAGAACGGTCTGACCGTCTCCGGGTTCGACTACGAGGTCTCCGCGCAGATGCGCGTCGCGGCCGAGGTCGCCGGTCCCGGCCAGGTGCTGGTCTCGGGCAGACTGCTCGCCGACATCACCAAGGCGCTGTCGAACAAACCGGTCGATGTCTCCGTCGACGGCACCCGCGTGCTCATCGCTTGTGGCAGCGCCAAGTTCTCGCTCCCGACCATGCCGGTCGAGGACTATCCCCAACTGCCCGAGGTCCCGCAGCAGACCGGTGAGCTCAGCGTCGATGTGTTCGCCGAGGCGGTCGGCCAGGTCGCCGTCGCCGCCGGCCGCGACGACACACTGCCGATGCTCACCGGTATCCGGGTCGAGATCGAGGGCAACGACGTGGTGCTCGCCGCCACCGACCGCTTCCGGCTCGCCGTGCGCCACCTGCAGTGGTCCCCGAACCGTCCCGATCTCGAGACCGCGGTGCTCATCCCCGCGCGCACACTTTCCGAGGCCGCCAAGACGCTCGGGTCCGCCGAGGCGCCCGTACAGCTGTCGCTGGGCAGCGGTGGCGGGGCCGACGGCCTGCTCGGCATCGTCAACGCGGGCCGCCGAACCACCACCCGGCTGCTCGACGCGGAATTCCCCAAGTTCCGCCAGTTGCTCCCCAAGGAACACACCTCCATCGCCACCCTGCCGGTCGCCGCGTTGTCGGAGGCGATCAAGCGCGTCGCCCTGGTGGCCGAACGTGGTGCCCAGGTGCGTCTCGAGTTCTCCACAGACGGTGTCCTGCTGTCGGCGGGTGGGGACGACGCGGGACGTGCCGAGGAATGGCTCGAGGCCGATTTCCGGGGCGAGCCGCTGACCATCGCGTTCAATCCCGGCTACCTGACCGAAGGTCTGTCGGCGCTGCACACCGATCGGGTCACCTTCGGCTTCACCACGCCGAGCCGTCCGGCGGTGCTGCTGCCGGCTTCCGACGAGGAGCCCAAGGTGCTGGAATCCGGTGCGTTCGCCGCGCTGGAGAGCCAGTACATCTACCTGTTGATGCCGGTCCGGCTGCCCGGCTGA
- the recF gene encoding DNA replication/repair protein RecF (All proteins in this family for which functions are known are DNA-binding proteins that assist the filamentation of RecA onto DNA for the initiation of recombination or recombinational repair.) — MFIRALSVRDFRSWEHAELELSPGRTVLLGANGNGKTNLLEAVGYLATLGSHRVSADAPLIRMGATQARIGATVVNTGRELRVDVELKAGAANRAQINRSPVRRSREILGILQTVLFAPEDLALVRGDPGERRRFLDELCTARLPRLAGVRADYDKVLRQRSALLKTAGRQSRSRADLGTLDVWDGHLAEHASVLLAQRLRLVHDLYPHLAQAYRSIAPESRPAAIAYRSGYLPPELLDPARGPEDGDAALLHEIVLRELAAARPRELDRGVCLVGPHRDDLELLLGSAPAKGFASHGESWSFALALRLASFELLRSAGTEPVLLLDDVFAELDRRRRTALAEVAAGAEQVLITAAVAEDVPAELAAEPLRVRTTGEADRRTSQFVTDVVEHGEGLLDARPAAQERDPR; from the coding sequence ATGTTCATCCGTGCGCTGTCGGTCCGTGATTTCCGCTCGTGGGAGCACGCCGAGCTCGAGTTGTCCCCAGGGCGCACGGTGTTGCTGGGGGCGAACGGCAACGGCAAGACCAATCTGCTCGAGGCGGTCGGTTACCTGGCCACGCTCGGTTCCCATCGTGTCTCCGCCGACGCGCCGCTGATCCGGATGGGCGCCACCCAGGCCAGGATCGGGGCGACCGTGGTCAACACCGGCCGGGAGCTGCGCGTCGACGTGGAACTCAAGGCCGGTGCCGCCAACCGAGCGCAGATCAATCGCTCACCGGTGCGCCGGTCCCGCGAGATCCTCGGAATCCTGCAGACCGTGTTGTTCGCGCCGGAGGACCTGGCACTGGTCCGTGGCGATCCGGGGGAGCGGCGCCGGTTCCTCGACGAGTTGTGCACAGCCCGCTTGCCCCGGCTGGCCGGCGTGCGCGCCGACTACGACAAGGTGCTGCGGCAACGTTCCGCGCTGCTGAAAACCGCTGGGCGCCAGTCGCGTTCCCGTGCCGATCTGGGCACGCTGGACGTGTGGGACGGGCACCTGGCCGAGCACGCGTCGGTCCTGCTCGCGCAGCGCCTGCGGCTGGTGCACGACCTGTATCCCCATCTGGCACAGGCTTATCGGTCGATCGCGCCCGAATCCCGCCCGGCCGCAATCGCTTACCGCTCGGGCTATCTGCCGCCGGAACTGCTCGACCCGGCCAGGGGCCCCGAGGATGGTGACGCGGCCCTCCTGCACGAGATCGTGCTGCGGGAACTCGCGGCCGCGCGTCCCCGAGAACTCGACCGGGGGGTGTGCCTGGTCGGCCCGCACCGCGACGATCTGGAACTGCTGCTCGGCAGCGCGCCCGCCAAGGGGTTCGCCAGTCACGGCGAATCCTGGTCGTTCGCGCTCGCGCTGCGCCTGGCCTCGTTCGAGCTGTTGCGCAGCGCCGGGACCGAACCGGTGCTGCTGCTCGACGACGTGTTCGCCGAGCTGGATCGGCGCAGGCGCACCGCGCTGGCCGAGGTGGCCGCGGGGGCCGAGCAGGTGCTGATCACCGCCGCGGTGGCCGAGGACGTGCCCGCCGAGCTCGCCGCCGAGCCGCTGCGGGTGCGAACCACCGGCGAGGCCGACCGGCGCACCTCACAGTTCGTCACCGACGTGGTCGAACACGGCGAGGGCCTGCTCGACGCCCGTCCTGCCGCGCAGGAGCGCGACCCGCGATGA
- a CDS encoding DUF721 family protein, which yields MQEEPAPELRGIDLARRALEEARAAAKANGKSIGQGRASPVRKLRAGGRRRTGWSGAGPDPRDPQLLSALTGSIAKSRGWSGKVAEGMVFGRWTSVVGEDIASHATPVTLEGGVLKIAAESTAWATQLRMLQSQILAKINAAVGQGVVTSLRITGPAAPSWRKGERHIKGRGPRDTYG from the coding sequence GTGCAGGAAGAGCCCGCACCGGAACTGCGTGGGATCGATCTGGCCCGCCGTGCCCTGGAAGAGGCCCGCGCCGCGGCCAAGGCCAACGGAAAGTCGATCGGCCAGGGACGGGCCTCGCCGGTCCGCAAGCTCCGCGCCGGTGGTCGCCGTCGCACCGGCTGGTCCGGTGCTGGTCCCGACCCGCGCGATCCCCAGCTGTTGTCCGCCCTCACCGGCTCGATCGCGAAGAGTCGTGGCTGGTCGGGCAAGGTGGCCGAGGGCATGGTGTTCGGTCGGTGGACCAGTGTCGTCGGCGAGGACATCGCCTCACACGCCACGCCGGTGACGCTGGAGGGCGGGGTGCTCAAGATCGCCGCCGAGTCCACCGCGTGGGCCACCCAGTTGCGGATGTTGCAGAGTCAGATCCTGGCCAAGATCAATGCCGCGGTCGGTCAGGGCGTGGTCACCTCACTGCGCATCACCGGGCCCGCCGCGCCGAGCTGGCGCAAGGGTGAGCGCCACATCAAAGGCCGCGGCCCGCGCGACACCTACGGATAG
- the gyrB gene encoding DNA topoisomerase (ATP-hydrolyzing) subunit B, with protein MAANDSNASGNNSGYGASSITVLEGLEAVRKRPGMYIGSTGERGLHHLIWEVVDNSVDEAMAGYATKVEVTLLADGGVEVIDDGRGIPVGMHAQGVPTVEVVMTQLHAGGKFDSDSYAVSGGLHGVGISVVNALSTKVEVEIDVDGHHWSQTYKDAKPGKLAQGEPTKATGTTVRFWADPDIFETTNYNFETVSRRLQEMAFLNKGLTIKLTDERVSDTDITDEVVSETAEAPKDAEEVAAEAVVHKVKTRTYHYPGGLVDFVRHINRTKSAIHNSVVGYTVKGTGHELEVAMQWNSGYSESVHTFANTINTHEGGTHEEGFRAALTTVVNKYAKEKKLLKEKDGNLTGDDIREGLAAIVSVKVGEPQFEGQTKTKLGNTEVKSFVQRACNEHLQHWFEANPADAKTIVQKAVSSAQARMAARKARELVRRKSATDLGGLPGKLADCRSKDPGKCEIYIVEGDSAGGSAKSGRDSMYQAILPLRGKIINVEKARIDRVLKNNEVQSIITAFGTGIHDEFDIAKLRYNKIILMADADVDGQHIATLLLTLLFRFMRPLVEGGHVFLAQPPLYKLKWMRADPEFAYSDRERDALIEAGLAAGKKINKDDGVQRYKGLGEMNAKELWETTMDPAVRVLRQVTLDDAAAADELFSVLMGEDVEARRSFITRNAKDVRFLDV; from the coding sequence GTGGCTGCCAACGACTCCAACGCATCGGGCAACAATTCGGGCTACGGTGCCTCCTCCATCACGGTCCTCGAGGGCCTGGAAGCGGTGCGCAAGCGCCCCGGCATGTACATCGGTTCCACCGGTGAACGCGGTCTGCACCACCTGATCTGGGAGGTTGTGGACAACTCGGTCGACGAGGCGATGGCCGGCTACGCCACCAAGGTCGAGGTGACCCTGCTCGCCGACGGCGGTGTCGAGGTCATCGACGACGGCCGTGGTATCCCGGTCGGGATGCACGCCCAGGGCGTGCCGACGGTCGAGGTCGTCATGACCCAGCTGCACGCGGGCGGCAAGTTCGACTCCGATTCCTACGCGGTCTCGGGTGGTCTGCACGGTGTCGGCATCTCGGTGGTGAACGCGCTGTCGACCAAGGTCGAGGTGGAGATCGACGTCGACGGCCACCACTGGAGCCAGACCTACAAAGACGCCAAGCCCGGCAAGCTGGCGCAGGGCGAGCCGACCAAGGCCACCGGTACCACGGTGCGGTTCTGGGCCGACCCGGACATCTTCGAGACCACCAACTACAACTTCGAGACGGTCTCGCGACGCCTGCAGGAGATGGCCTTCCTGAACAAGGGCCTCACCATCAAGCTCACCGACGAGCGGGTCAGCGACACCGACATCACCGACGAAGTGGTCAGTGAGACGGCCGAGGCGCCCAAGGATGCCGAGGAAGTCGCCGCCGAGGCGGTGGTGCACAAGGTCAAGACCCGCACCTACCATTACCCGGGCGGCCTGGTGGACTTCGTCCGCCACATCAACCGCACCAAGTCGGCCATTCACAACTCGGTTGTCGGCTACACGGTCAAGGGCACCGGCCACGAGCTCGAGGTCGCGATGCAGTGGAACTCGGGCTACTCCGAGTCGGTCCACACCTTCGCCAACACGATCAACACCCATGAGGGCGGCACCCACGAAGAGGGCTTCCGCGCGGCGCTGACCACCGTGGTCAACAAGTACGCCAAGGAGAAGAAGCTCCTCAAGGAGAAGGACGGCAACCTCACCGGTGACGACATCCGCGAGGGCCTGGCCGCCATCGTGAGCGTCAAGGTCGGCGAGCCGCAGTTCGAGGGTCAGACCAAGACCAAGCTCGGCAACACCGAGGTCAAGTCGTTCGTGCAGCGCGCCTGCAACGAGCACCTGCAGCACTGGTTCGAGGCCAACCCGGCCGACGCGAAGACCATCGTGCAGAAGGCGGTGTCCTCGGCGCAGGCCCGGATGGCCGCGCGCAAGGCGCGCGAGCTGGTGCGGCGCAAGTCGGCGACCGATCTGGGCGGGCTGCCGGGCAAGCTGGCCGACTGCCGCTCCAAGGATCCGGGCAAGTGCGAGATCTACATCGTGGAGGGTGACTCCGCCGGCGGCTCGGCCAAGTCCGGCCGCGACTCGATGTACCAGGCGATCCTGCCGCTGCGCGGCAAGATCATCAACGTCGAGAAGGCCCGCATCGACCGCGTCCTCAAGAACAACGAGGTCCAGTCGATCATCACCGCGTTCGGCACCGGCATCCACGACGAGTTCGACATCGCCAAGCTGCGCTACAACAAGATCATCCTGATGGCCGACGCCGACGTCGACGGACAGCACATCGCGACGTTGCTGCTCACGCTGCTGTTCCGCTTCATGCGGCCGCTGGTGGAGGGTGGCCACGTGTTCCTGGCGCAGCCGCCGCTCTACAAGCTCAAGTGGATGCGCGCTGATCCGGAGTTCGCCTACTCCGACCGCGAGCGCGACGCGCTGATCGAGGCCGGCCTGGCCGCGGGCAAGAAGATCAACAAGGACGACGGCGTCCAGCGCTACAAGGGTCTGGGCGAGATGAACGCCAAGGAGCTGTGGGAGACCACCATGGACCCCGCGGTGCGGGTGCTTCGTCAGGTGACGCTCGACGACGCGGCCGCGGCCGACGAGCTGTTCTCCGTGCTGATGGGCGAGGACGTGGAGGCACGTCGCAGCTTCATCACCCGCAATGCCAAGGACGTCCGTTTCCTCGACGTGTAG
- the gyrA gene encoding DNA gyrase subunit A, producing the protein MTETTLPPNGGAGDRIEPVDIQNEMQSSYIDYAMSVIVGRALPDVRDGLKPVHRRVLYAMYDNGYRPDRGYVKSARPVAETMGNYHPHGDSSIYDTLVRMAQPWSLRYPLVDGQGNFGSRGNDGAAAMRYTECRLTPLAMEMLRDIDSETVDFVPNYDGRSQEPTVLPARVPALLMNGSNGIAVGMATNIPPHNLNELAEAIYWSLENYEADEETTLAACMERVKGPDFPTHGLIVGGQGIHDAYTTGRGSIRMRGVVEIEEDARGRTTIVITELPYQVNTDNFVNSIAEQVKDGKIAGIADIHDESSDRVGMRIVVTVKRDAVAKVVLNNLYKHTQLQTSFGANMLSIVDGVPRTLRLDQMIRHYVNHQLEVIVRRTRYLLRKAEERAHILRGLVKALDLLDEVIALIRRSANTDTARTGLMQLLDIDEIQSTAILDMQLRRLSALERQKIVDDLAKIELEIADYKDILERPERQRAIVRDELAEIVEKYGDDRRTRIIAADGDVADEDLIAREDVVVTITETGYAKRTKTDLYRSQKRGGKGVMGAGLKQDDIVKHFFVSSTHDWLLFFTNKGRVYRAKAYELPEANRTARGQHVANLLAFQPDEKIAQIIQLKTYEDAPYLVLATRAGLVKKSKLTDFDSNRSGGIVAVNLRDDDELVGAVLCSSDDDLLLVSAHGQSIRFAATDEALRPMGRATSGVQGMRFNTDDELLSLNVVRSDTYLLVATAGGYAKRTAIEEYTAQGRGGKGVLTIQYDPKRGSLVGALIVDDEDELYAITSSGGVIRTAAKQVRKAGRQTKGVRLMNLADGDTLLAIARNADEPDPDQLTGDAASEQ; encoded by the coding sequence ATGACTGAGACCACGCTGCCGCCCAACGGCGGTGCGGGCGACCGGATCGAACCGGTCGACATCCAGAACGAGATGCAGAGCAGCTACATCGACTACGCGATGAGCGTGATCGTCGGCCGCGCGCTGCCCGATGTGCGCGACGGCCTCAAGCCGGTGCACCGGCGCGTGCTCTACGCGATGTACGACAACGGCTACCGTCCCGACCGCGGCTACGTGAAGTCCGCGCGTCCGGTCGCCGAGACCATGGGTAACTACCACCCGCACGGCGACTCGTCGATCTACGACACTCTCGTGCGCATGGCCCAGCCCTGGTCGCTGCGCTATCCGCTGGTCGACGGCCAGGGCAACTTCGGTTCGCGCGGCAACGACGGCGCGGCCGCCATGCGCTACACCGAGTGCCGCCTGACGCCGCTGGCGATGGAGATGCTGCGCGACATCGACAGCGAGACCGTCGATTTCGTGCCCAACTACGACGGTCGCTCGCAGGAGCCGACTGTGCTGCCCGCCCGCGTGCCCGCGCTGCTGATGAACGGCAGCAACGGCATCGCCGTCGGTATGGCGACGAATATCCCGCCGCACAACCTGAACGAGCTGGCCGAGGCCATCTACTGGTCGCTGGAGAACTACGAGGCCGACGAGGAGACCACCCTCGCCGCGTGTATGGAACGGGTCAAGGGCCCCGACTTCCCGACGCACGGCCTGATCGTCGGCGGCCAGGGCATCCACGACGCCTACACCACCGGCCGCGGTTCCATCCGCATGCGCGGTGTGGTGGAGATCGAGGAAGACGCTCGTGGCCGCACCACGATCGTCATCACCGAGCTGCCGTACCAGGTGAACACCGACAACTTCGTCAACTCGATCGCCGAGCAGGTCAAGGACGGCAAGATCGCGGGTATCGCCGATATCCACGACGAGTCCTCCGACCGTGTCGGCATGCGGATCGTGGTGACGGTCAAGCGTGACGCCGTGGCCAAGGTGGTGCTGAACAACCTCTACAAGCACACCCAGCTGCAGACCAGCTTCGGCGCGAACATGCTCTCGATCGTCGACGGTGTGCCGCGCACGCTGCGCCTGGATCAGATGATCCGGCACTACGTGAACCATCAGCTCGAGGTCATCGTCCGGCGCACCCGCTACCTGCTGCGCAAGGCCGAGGAGCGGGCCCACATCCTGCGCGGCCTGGTCAAGGCGCTCGATCTGCTCGACGAGGTCATCGCCCTGATCCGGCGCTCGGCCAACACCGACACCGCGCGCACCGGCTTGATGCAGCTGCTCGACATCGACGAGATCCAGTCGACCGCCATTCTGGACATGCAGCTGCGTCGCCTCTCGGCGTTGGAACGGCAGAAGATCGTCGACGATCTGGCCAAGATCGAGCTCGAGATCGCCGACTACAAGGACATTCTGGAGCGGCCGGAACGACAGCGCGCGATCGTGCGCGACGAGCTGGCCGAAATCGTCGAGAAGTACGGTGACGACCGCAGGACCAGGATCATCGCCGCCGACGGTGACGTCGCCGACGAGGACCTGATCGCCCGCGAGGACGTGGTCGTCACGATCACCGAGACCGGCTACGCCAAGCGCACCAAGACCGACCTGTACCGCTCGCAGAAGCGCGGCGGCAAGGGCGTGATGGGCGCCGGGCTCAAGCAGGACGACATCGTCAAGCACTTCTTCGTCTCGTCCACCCACGACTGGCTGCTGTTCTTCACCAACAAGGGCCGGGTCTACCGGGCCAAGGCCTACGAGCTGCCCGAGGCCAACCGGACCGCGCGTGGTCAGCACGTGGCCAACCTGCTGGCCTTCCAGCCGGACGAGAAGATCGCCCAGATCATCCAGCTCAAGACCTACGAGGACGCGCCGTACCTGGTCCTCGCGACACGCGCGGGCCTGGTGAAGAAATCCAAGCTCACCGATTTCGACTCCAACCGCTCCGGCGGCATCGTCGCGGTGAACCTGCGCGATGACGACGAGCTGGTCGGCGCGGTGCTGTGCTCCTCCGACGACGACCTGCTGCTGGTCTCGGCGCACGGGCAGTCGATCCGGTTCGCGGCGACCGACGAGGCGCTGCGTCCGATGGGCCGGGCCACCTCCGGTGTGCAGGGCATGCGCTTCAACACCGACGACGAACTGCTCTCGCTGAATGTGGTGCGTAGCGACACGTATCTGCTGGTCGCGACCGCGGGCGGCTATGCCAAGCGCACCGCGATCGAGGAGTACACCGCGCAGGGTCGTGGCGGAAAAGGCGTATTGACAATTCAGTACGATCCGAAGCGTGGCAGCCTGGTGGGTGCGCTCATCGTCGACGACGAGGACGAGTTGTACGCGATCACCTCGAGTGGTGGCGTCATCCGTACCGCGGCCAAGCAAGTTCGTAAAGCCGGACGCCAGACCAAGGGCGTGCGATTGATGAACCTCGCGGATGGCGATACCTTGCTAGCGATCGCGCGCAACGCCGACGAGCCCGATCCCGATCAGCTCACCGGCGACGCGGCTTCGGAGCAATAA
- a CDS encoding DUF3566 domain-containing protein: MTTPNQSNDDRNQTNGVTERVASSPIQPRPIPRQGGPAEGAAAPESGAAGGESFDQATVRMGTEPTPPPASGQGPAGGTGKSPYQDGWAQLPQREPQSNLYRPGESPSQGRPASGSSGGLKGSGASNARTTADLAAKAARKEAAMVKSVGIDGPTRSIARPELVKDMPDLSDVRHPGSDMPMAQTGVPLAPQPQAPQQGAPTSQRAVAPTGVSPAAPVAIAAAASGEPLRATVQIRRIDPWSTLKITLVISIAMFFVWMVAVGLLYIVLAGMGVWDNLDNSLGEMLNQEGSSSSLIDAGTVFGYAGVIGLINVVLFTALATVGVFIYNQCCDLVGGIQVTLADPD, translated from the coding sequence TTGACCACACCGAATCAGTCGAACGACGATCGGAACCAGACCAACGGCGTCACCGAACGGGTCGCCTCCTCTCCGATCCAGCCGCGGCCGATCCCACGCCAGGGCGGTCCGGCCGAAGGTGCGGCGGCGCCGGAATCCGGTGCCGCCGGAGGCGAATCGTTCGACCAGGCAACGGTGCGGATGGGTACCGAACCCACCCCGCCCCCCGCGTCCGGTCAGGGTCCGGCGGGCGGCACGGGCAAGTCGCCGTATCAGGACGGGTGGGCTCAGCTGCCGCAGCGTGAACCGCAGTCGAACCTGTATCGGCCTGGTGAGTCGCCGAGCCAGGGGCGCCCGGCATCGGGCTCCTCCGGTGGGCTCAAGGGCAGCGGCGCGTCCAATGCCCGCACCACCGCCGACCTCGCGGCCAAGGCGGCCCGCAAGGAAGCGGCGATGGTGAAGTCGGTCGGGATCGACGGGCCGACCCGCAGCATCGCCCGGCCGGAACTGGTCAAGGACATGCCGGATCTATCCGATGTGCGCCATCCCGGGTCCGATATGCCGATGGCGCAGACCGGTGTCCCGCTCGCACCGCAGCCGCAGGCACCGCAGCAGGGCGCACCGACGAGTCAGCGGGCCGTCGCCCCCACCGGGGTCTCGCCCGCCGCGCCGGTGGCCATCGCGGCCGCCGCGTCGGGTGAGCCGTTGCGCGCGACGGTGCAGATCCGCCGGATCGATCCGTGGTCGACGCTGAAGATCACCCTGGTGATCAGCATCGCGATGTTCTTCGTCTGGATGGTGGCTGTCGGTCTGCTCTACATCGTGCTCGCGGGCATGGGTGTGTGGGACAACCTGGACAACTCGCTCGGCGAGATGCTGAACCAGGAAGGCAGTTCGTCGAGCCTGATCGACGCGGGCACGGTCTTCGGCTATGCCGGTGTCATCGGTCTGATCAATGTGGTGCTGTTCACCGCACTGGCGACGGTCGGTGTGTTCATCTACAACCAGTGCTGTGATCTGGTCGGCGGCATCCAGGTGACCCTGGCCGATCCGGACTAG
- a CDS encoding DLW-39 family protein, with the protein MKIVLTVGVVIAVLIGINKFRKRDDADLWREVTTR; encoded by the coding sequence ATGAAGATTGTCCTCACGGTCGGTGTTGTGATCGCGGTTCTCATCGGTATCAACAAATTCCGCAAGCGCGATGACGCCGACCTCTGGCGTGAGGTCACCACCCGCTGA
- a CDS encoding nitroreductase family deazaflavin-dependent oxidoreductase, translating into MTDSKSGFSALSLWFQRKMNERTVTKMRRKGSGKMMGMDVLILHTVGRRSGQQRQSPVSWFADGDAARLIVASGGGGRNPDWCANLLAHPDQVAIELPGSPAVAVSAHKLAGADRDRAWAQITTAQPRYEKYQRKSDREYPVIRLTEK; encoded by the coding sequence ATGACAGACAGCAAGAGTGGTTTCAGCGCGTTGTCGCTGTGGTTCCAGCGCAAGATGAACGAGCGCACGGTCACCAAGATGCGTCGCAAGGGCAGCGGCAAGATGATGGGCATGGACGTGCTGATCCTGCACACGGTCGGGCGCCGCAGTGGTCAGCAGCGGCAGTCGCCGGTCTCCTGGTTCGCCGATGGCGACGCGGCCCGGCTGATCGTCGCCTCGGGCGGCGGCGGCCGGAATCCGGACTGGTGCGCCAATCTGCTCGCCCATCCCGACCAGGTCGCGATCGAACTGCCCGGCAGTCCCGCGGTCGCGGTGTCGGCGCACAAGCTCGCCGGCGCCGACCGGGACCGCGCCTGGGCGCAGATCACCACCGCCCAGCCCCGATACGAGAAGTACCAGCGCAAGTCCGACCGCGAGTACCCGGTGATCCGGCTGACCGAGAAGTGA
- a CDS encoding acyl-CoA dehydrogenase family protein, whose translation MNASVFDFLLTAEPDDAPGEDLAACWARHRARSAGFANSVDRAAVAGFDSAETGSAFLGGYQEALHTLIPELEPDDLAALCATEAAGARPSAMTTAVAGDGTVTGTKSFATLGPAATRFVVIATDGLRADGRSSLRAVLVPATAPGITVTPLPELPFVPEVPHATVEFAAAPGDVLPGDGYADYLKPFRTVEDMHVVAAVLGRLVRVGRQARWPVEPVAQLLAVLAAVRGVSVEDPSSAGAHVALGGVFGLLTRARVELEPWWDQVDPVVRSRWERDSPVLGVAGKARAARLTTAWRAVAGAE comes from the coding sequence GTGAACGCCTCGGTTTTCGATTTCCTGCTCACCGCCGAACCCGATGACGCGCCCGGAGAAGATCTCGCCGCCTGCTGGGCGCGCCACCGGGCCCGCAGTGCCGGGTTCGCGAACTCGGTGGACCGTGCCGCGGTCGCCGGTTTCGACAGCGCGGAAACGGGTTCGGCGTTCCTCGGCGGCTATCAGGAAGCCCTGCACACCCTGATCCCCGAGCTCGAGCCCGACGACCTGGCCGCCCTGTGCGCGACCGAAGCGGCGGGCGCGCGGCCGTCCGCCATGACGACCGCCGTCGCCGGCGACGGCACGGTGACCGGGACCAAATCCTTCGCCACCCTCGGCCCGGCCGCCACCCGATTCGTGGTGATCGCCACGGACGGCCTGCGCGCGGACGGCAGGTCGAGCCTGCGCGCGGTCCTCGTCCCCGCGACCGCCCCCGGCATCACGGTGACGCCGTTGCCCGAGCTGCCCTTCGTCCCCGAGGTTCCGCACGCCACCGTCGAGTTCGCGGCAGCCCCCGGCGACGTGCTGCCCGGCGACGGCTACGCCGACTATCTCAAGCCGTTCCGGACGGTCGAGGACATGCACGTGGTCGCCGCTGTGCTCGGTCGGCTGGTGCGGGTGGGCAGGCAGGCGCGGTGGCCCGTGGAACCGGTAGCGCAGCTGCTGGCGGTGCTTGCGGCCGTGCGTGGCGTGAGTGTCGAGGACCCGAGCTCGGCCGGCGCCCACGTCGCGCTGGGCGGTGTCTTCGGCCTGCTCACCCGGGCGCGCGTGGAGCTGGAGCCGTGGTGGGACCAGGTCGACCCCGTGGTGCGCAGCCGATGGGAACGCGATTCGCCGGTGCTCGGCGTGGCCGGTAAGGCGCGGGCCGCCCGATTGACCACCGCGTGGCGTGCCGTGGCCGGGGCGGAATGA